In Pseudodesulfovibrio alkaliphilus, the genomic stretch TGCCGCGCCGGGCCTCCTCGTCGAGGATGGCGGAAATGGCTTTCGTCAACGGTCGTGCTGTCTCCTCGGCATTGCGGGCGAAGATTCTTAAGGAACCACCGTGAGTGGGTAGCTGCTCAACGTCGAACACAGTCAGGCCGTTTTCAGTGAAGATGGTGTTCACTGATGTCAGCGAAAGATAGGAAAAGTGTTCGTGGTAGATGGTGTCGAATTGGGAATGCTCAACCAGTTGCATAAGGTGGGGAAATTCCATTGTTATGGTCCCGCCCGGCTTGAGCGCTATTTTCAGTCCGTTAACGAAGTCGTTAATGTTCGGTACATGTGCCAGGACGTTGTTGCCAAGCAGAAGATCAGCTTTTCCGTCGCTTTCGACAAAGCGTCTGGCGAAATCAGAGCTGAAAAAAAACTGACGAGTATCAATGCCTTTTTTGAGGGCTTCAGCTGCGGTTCCAGCAGTGGGCTCAATGCCGATGCAGGGAACCCCCTTCTTCGCGAACCACTGAAGCAGATACCCGTCGTTGGACGCGATTTCCACGATCAGCGAGTTTTGGTCGAGGGCGAACCTCTTCTCGGCCATGTCGACATATTTACGGGCATGCTCGACCCAGGATGCCGAAATGGATGAGAAGTAGACGTACTCGTCGGAAAAGATGTCCTGGGATTTTTTGTATTCGTCCACCTGAACGAGGAAGCACTTTGGGCAGACGTAGAGCTTGAGTGGGAAATACGTCTCAGGCTCGTCGAGTTGCTCGCGAGTGAGAAAGGAATTGGACGGGGGCTGGTTGACGAGGTCGATGAAGACATCGCCCAATCGTGTCTGGCAGTGGCGGCAGTTCATGGCTTATGCGTGACTCCTATGAGCGAGAAATCGATGTCTTTGAAATATCCAGCCATTCTGGATATCTTCTCGACCTGTTTGTCGCTGAGGCAAGCCTTTCCTCTGCCTGTCCGACCGACATTGAAGTTCGACCGCTTCTTGTCCTTCTCTATGAGGGCGATCGCTCCGGCGATTTTCTCACCCGAGGTCTGGATAGCATAGAATCCGCAGATTTCCTGAATGGTTTTTGGCTTGTCCGACATGACCTGCTCGTAGCTTGTCAGGTATATGTCAAGTGCATTGTTTTCGCGCACACGGTGCCAGGAGGCGAAAAATTCGATATACCAGGGTACGAGCATGTCGATTATCACATCCAGTTGTTGTTCCTGGGGCATGGCGCGATAGATGTCTTTCATGTGGGAGATGGCGAATACGGGAGTGTGGACACAATGGTCTCTCAGGCTTGCCACGACGTCGAAGATGTTGCGCACCAGCACGACGGGTCTGATCCCGCATTGTTGCATCACCTCGATGTTCTGGTCCTTGGCCTTCATGTGCATGCGGCTTGAGATGCCGTTGAAGGCCTGGTCTATCAAGGCCGGGAAATAGATGTCCTGCTCGTCGTTTTTAACCCCTACGCAGATCTCTTCGGTTTTGTAACCGCTGATCTCCGCCAGTACGTTGCGGAGAAATGTGGAGCCGCTTTTGGGGAAGCAGGCGATGAAGATGCGTTCGTTGGAATGTGAAGAGAGGGCGGCGGTGATGGTATAGAGTCTTTTCAGGAGGCTTTTAGTCGGGTGCATTGTTGGTCCTTTTGCATGCGTCTGATATGTTTTTGAACTGCATGTCACGGGTTGACATATCCGTTACGGGCAGCGGCCACACGATGGCGATGGCAGGGTCGTCGAAGCGGACGCCATCTTCACTTTCTGGAACGTAGTATTCCGTGTGGCAATAGAGCAATTCAGTGTCCGGTTCAAGCGCCTGGAAGCCGTGGGCAAATCCCTCGGGGATGTACATGGCCCTGAAGTTGTCGGGAGTCAATATCTCTGCATGCCATTTGAGGTACGATGGTGAATGCGGGCGAAGGTCCACGGCAACGTCGAAGCAGGCTCCGCGAATGCAGCGGATGATCTTGAGTTCAGCATGGGGCGGGTTCTGAAAGTGCATTCCCCGAATGGCTCCTTTGGCGCGGGTGAGCGAAAGGTTGATCTGCGCAATGGGTTTTTCCAGACCGATTTCGGCGAGCTCTCGGGCGCAGAAAAGGCGGGCAAACCGGCCGCGATGGTCGCTGACGGGTTCGGATTCGAGGACGTAGAGCCCCTCTATTTCTGTGCTGATTCTTTTCATCAGAGATTCTCGAAGGCTTCGATTTGATTCAGGGTCAAGGCCGCGCAGTCTGCTCCCGTGGACCATGCCTTGTACCAGGCGATGGTCCAGTCCAGGGCTGTGGAGAAATCGGATTTTGGCTTCCAGTCCAGGAGCAGGTTGGCCTTGGAGCAGTCGAGCCTGAGCAGCGTGGGTTCGTGGGGATGGGTATGCGTGTCCGGGCGGGAAGAGGCCTCTTCCCCCCATTTTTCGCCAAAGGTCGTGACCACCTCCCCGACTGTGCGGGTGGACTCGTCGGCCGGACCAAAGTTCCAGCCGCCACCGAAATCCTGGCCTTTTTCCAACAGTCGCCGAGCCAGCAGCAGATATCCTGACAGCGGTTCGAGCACATGCTGCCAAGGGCGTGTCGCCTGCGGCGAGCGGATGCAGACGGGTTCACCCCGGGTAAAGGATCGGACCATGTCCGGTATGAGCCGGTCCTCTGCGAAGTCGCCCCCGCCGATGACGTTTCCTGCGCGGACGGAAGCCACTGCGGTCCCGCTGTTTTTGAAATAGCTTCTGATGAACGAGGCTGTAACCAGCTCGGCGCACCCCTTGCTGGCGGAGTAAGGGTCGTGCCCGCCCATGGGGTCGTTTTCCCGGTAGCCCCATACCCACTCACGATTTTCGTAGCACTTGTCGCTGGTTACGATGACGACTGCCTTGACCTTGTCAGTCTTTCGGACGGCATCCAATAGGTTGGCCGTACCCATGACGTTGGTGTCAAAGGTTTCCAGCGGCGCCTTGTACGATGGGCGGACCAATGCCTGAGCTGCCATGTGGATAACGATATCCGGTGCGAAGCCCGCTATTGCAGAGGTTATCTCTTCCCGGTTGCGGATGTCGCCGCCCAAGCGGGTTACCGCAGACCCGACGTCGGCCAATTGGTAAAGAGAGGGCGAGGTGTGCGGGGGCAGGGCAAAGGCGCCAACCTGCGCCCCCATTTTTTTGAGCCACAGGGCAAGCCATCCCCCCTTGAACCCGGTATCGCCGGTCAGGAAGATTTTCTTTCCGTTGAAAAACCCGTCGAACATACTGTCCTACCAGACTTTCCATGGAGCCTTGCCCTGGCTCCAGATCTTGTTCAGATGTTCAGTATCGCGCAGGGTGTCCATGCAGCCCCAATAGCCGCTGTGCCGATAGACCATAAGTTCGCCTTTGTGCGCGAGTTCTTCCAACGGCCCGTATTCCAGATCGCAGTCCTCATCCGGGTTCAGATGGTCGAAGACCCGGCGGTTGAAGACGAAGTAGCCGCCGTTGATCAACTCCCTGGTGGCGTGCTCGGGTTTTTCCTGAAAGGAGAGAACCCGGTCGCCCTTGGTCTTCAGTTCGCCGAACCGCTGGGCCGGATTGATGCCGGTGACGGTGACCATCTTGCCGTGGGACTTGTGGAACTCGATGCAGTTGTTGATGTCCACATTGGCGACGCCGTCGCCGTAGGTGAGCAGGAAGGTGTCGCCCTTGACATACTTCTCCATGCGCTTGATGCGTCCGCCCTTGAGAGTGGATAATCCTGTGTCGGACATGGTGATCCGCCAATCTGCCTCTTCGTGGCACCCGTGCATGCAGACGCTTTCCGGCTTGCCGAGTTGGAGGGTGATGTCGTTGTTCATCCATTCATAGTTGACAAAATAGTCACGGATCATTTCACCCTTGTATCCGAGTGGGAGCAGGAAGTCCTTGTGGCCATAGTGTGCATAGGTTTTCATGATGTGCCAGAGGATCGGCCTGGGGCCGATGTTTACCATGGGCTTGGGGCGAAATTCTGTTTCTTCCCTGAGCCGGGTTCCGAGCCCTCCGCAGAGTATGATTACTTCCATGAATATTATCCTTGAATCGCCTGTTTTCTACTGTCTGGATTCCTATAACCAATCCAGGACATGCAGGACAATGCCTCACCCCGTGATATCCAGGAATCCGATGAGGTAGTATCGGTTTATGGCCGGAATGTCGATGGCCGGGTTCCTGCCAAACGCTTCCTGCCCGACGAATATCTTTCCGTTGCGTAGCGTCTCTGTTCTGTTTCATGCGGTTGGCATCGATAGCGCCGCATGGCAGGATGATCGGTCTGGCATTCCGAATCGAATATATTGGCGGCTTCTGGCGCAAATATATGGGTTCTTGGCGGGTCAGAAGCCGATGCAGACGAGTATCCTCCTGTTTCCTTTGGCACAGGCATGTGCCTCCTTTTCTGTCAAACTCTCCCGGAGGAAGAAGCTGGAAACTCCACTGCGCCCGACAGGATTGTCGCTCCGCACAAGGGGAGCCCATGATTCACCCCTTAGACTCAGATTTTTCACGCCCCCCGGCCCTCGTTGGATCGCACATGCGACTGAGCTTCGAGTATCATGTTCAATTTTCGGGAATCGCCCCAAAAGCGGAAAGGCTCGTAGTCTGGATAAGGGTAGTGGCCGAGGTTGAGAGCGATGGAACCGTTTTGCGCCCTGATATACTCCTCGACGAGCTGCAGGACGGTTTTGCGCTCTCCGCTGCATACGTTGATGATTCCTGAGAACGTCCTTTGCGTGACAATCGAAACAAGGTGGTTGGCAAGTTGTTTGACCGGCAGATAGTCCCGAATCTGCTGGCCGCCGGACATGTTGAAGTTTGTATCTCCCGCATCCAGTGCGGTCTGGAGTTGCGCAAACAGCGAGCGAGGATTCTGGCCTTCGCCGAAGGTGTAGAACAGGCGGGCCCATTGGAAGACGCAGCCTTGCTTCGGGGCTAGCTTCGAGAGGGATTCAAACAGGAGTTTTTTTGCCTGAGCATAGCATGTGGGCGGGGCTGTTTCCATGTCCTCAGACAACTCGCCCTCGGCCATGCCGTATTCCAGGCATGTTCCGGTCACCAGCAGATGCCTGAGACCTCCAGTGATCATTGAGCCAAGTAATGCCCTGTCAGCCGGAAGATTGCGCGTAAGGTGAAAATCTTCATTATAGTTGGGAAGGCCGTGCCATGCAAGATGGATCATGGCGTCGGGCGAGCCCAGGGTCGTGAAAGGCGAAGGCGGCGGATCAAAGATGTCAAGCCGTCGCCACTCGACATCGGCGCTCCAGGAGGGAATGCCGACGCTGTCTTCGTTCCGGTAGGTGGCGATGACGGAAATCTTGTTTGCCAACAATGCCTGGACAAGATGGTTGCCGATAAAGCCGGTGGCACCTGTGACGAGAACTCGCATGTGTTTTTATCGGTCAGGCTTTCTGAATGATGCGGATGAGGTGCTCGTATTCGGCTAGATCCTCAGGACTGAGAAGGGCCAAGTTCTTTGCGTGTACTTTTTCGTTCAGCAGTTTTTGCCGCACCTTCTTGTCCGCGTTCATTTTTTTGTACTGCGATTTGTGGAAGGTTTTGTTCAGGAACGAGTTCCATTCGTTCAGAATGCGGTCCTGCAGGGATTTAATCGGTTTGTCTTGAAGCCAGTAAAGCGCCAGCGCTCCGTTGACATAAATCATGGCCCGCTCCTCGGAGATGCCGGAAAGCTCCATGAGATACTCTGCCACGGCCCTTTTGGTCGCTGCCACTTCGCCCGCATACCGCTCATGGGTGGCCAGCTTGAAGGGGCTGCAGTGGTATCGGCTGTCTTGGTCGTTGATGGAAGGGCCCGCTGCAGTGGCCTCGTAGGCGACTGGCAGGGTGGCGTGCTTGCCTGAGGCTGCCACCATTAATACTATATATGTTTCCATTAGATAGTAGTTGACGATTTCCTCGGGCAGGTATCGGAAGACATCCTTCAGTGTCTGTGTACGCATGACGGAATAGAAGAGCGAGCGAAATCTGGCAAAAACCTGCAACAAGCGTTCGCCTGCCACTGGCGAATCGGTCGGCATGGAGAGGATGTCGTAATCAGTAGAGTAGACGACGGATCTGTCAGGGTACTGACACCCGAAGGTCAGGCCCATGGCCGAGGCGTAATCAGGATTATCTTTCAGAAAGTCAATGCACCGTTTCGAACCGCTGAAGGAGTGGACCGAGTCGTCAGCGCACATGAACGCATAGGGCGTCTCTATGCGCTCCAGAACAGGCGCCTTCAGCTTGTGCGGGATGGGAGCTCCGGGGCAATGTACGTAATCAACCCACGGAGTTTCCTTGGCAGCCATGCAGGGATTTCTGCTGGAGTCCACAATCAAAACGGGTGCGCCGAATCCTTTGTAGTGGGGAAGGATGTTGGTTTCGATCAGATGATGTCTTTCATGGGTGGGGATAACGACTGTTACTAAACTGTCCATTTTCTATCCTGGCTGTCTCGTCAGCCCGACACCGAGGTTGGGCTGGTTATGGTATTGTTTTGTTTGCAATATTGATAAAGCAGGGCGCCATTGCAGGCTCACCATGTTCCATGGGCGGGCGGATGCCCAACCACAAAAAATTACCAACAATTATCGACAATGTCCAGTTGGCGGACGGTTGGCTGACAGGCTTGAGAGGCTCATCATTTGTCCCGGCAACCATGGCGGCACTGGCCTTTGCCCCGCAAGCAGACTTGTGTGTGACTCGCTGACCCCAGGGAGGGGGCAAATCACGCCGAAAGAAGACAATTGCGTAACTTGCCGGATAAAAAAGAAAAAGGGTTGCGGCCTGTTAGCCGCAACCCTTGATCATTCTGGTGCCGAAGAGAAGACTCGGAACTTCTTGCTTCCCGACGGCGCGGCAATGCTTTGATTTTATTTGTCTATTCTGTTTCGGCGTGTCCTTTGTGCATGGGGAATGACCTAGCATTTTGACCCGGCTTCAGCAAGGGGGAGTTGGTATTCCCTCAGATGTCTCAATCTGTGTTGGGTAAGAGCATTTTGGCAGGAGTTTCGTAGCAAAGGCTTTGTTTTCACCAAAAAAACAACAAAAACAACGCACTATCGCTTGGAAATCTGTAAGACCCCATTCGTGACTTCATAGCCAAAGGCCTGGAGTAATTGGACCTGCTGCTCTGACGGTTCCTCCAGCATTCTCACTGGCTTGTTCTTGCCTGTTTTCCAGCACAGGCAGGAGTGCAGCCTTTTCATACTTGCCATGACGCTTTCCGCGCTCATGTGGATGTTAGCCCTCGCGAGCTTGAGTTCGATGAGTCGCAGATAGCACAAGGCAGCCACGCAGGTCAGGATGTGGCACCTGATCTTGCTGTCGGTCTAGTGGCGGATGGGCTGGAGGCTAACCAGGTCGTCATCCTTGGTCTGCCTGAAAGCGTTTTCCACCATGTACCGGTCCAGACTGGCCCGCACGATTTGGTCCGTGCTCCAGTCCGCCCGATCCGTGATGATGATGTTCTTGCCAAAACGATCGATGTGGCGACCGATCCGGTAGTAGTTCTTGCGAAAGCCCAGGCCCAGCCTCTGGCCCTCTTTCGTGAATTCCAGGTCGTAGAGGTTCTTCGGCAGGTGAAGCTCGTCGCAAGCGGCATGATATCTCGACATCCATGGCTATTGCCGTGACCTTGAGTACGGTTTTGTCAGCATTGAAAACCACTTTAGCGGCAACGTCCACCAAATCAACAATGGGCGGGAGTTCTGCGGATGGCCCGGCTGGCACTTCCTGCGAGAAGTGCTCATAACTGGAAAACGCCGCGTTCGGCACCATGAGCGACAGCAGGGCAATGGTTTCATGGAACGGATTGCGGACAACACAGGGATCCGCCGACCGTCTCTGCTGCGAAAGCCTCCTCCTGTCGGGTGGTCCAGAACCTGAGAACACTGCCGCAATATACAACCTTCGGATTCAACTCCCCAAGCATCGGCACTGCCTGAAGGATCTCATGAAACCGCTCAACTGCGCACTTTACGTGCTCCTGTGAGTTGCCGTGCATGAAGATGTCGTAATTGAGTCTTGCCAAGTCAATGGTCGAGCCCATGCGGGCCATGGCCCCCATATATACAATCTTTCGCTCGTGGTCGGACAGTGGCGGTTCCGGCACAGCGGCATTGAGAAAGAGAATTGCGCCCGGGACCGGGGAACCCGGGCCGCATTCGACGACCCGCATGAGCATATCCCAAGGCGCACCGCCACCGGACTTGGAATGGAACATGCCGATCTGCTCGTGGAGCGATCGCCTGTAAAGCAGGCCGGTCATGGATTGGGGATGCATCCAGAGGGAAGCCGGCGTGAGGCTCTTGGCCTTGTGCAGTTCCCTGGATGTTCCCAATGAGAGCAAGATACTCCCATTGGCGAACACCGATCCGGCCTCCACAGGGCACAGCAAGGCTTCAAGATAGGTTTCGGGCAGGATCGACTCCGCCGGGCACCATGTCAAATACGTCCCGTTGGCGTGGGTGAGCAGCGTGTTGTGCACGGATGCCTTGTTTCTGGTGTTATTAACCACGCAGAGTTGCATCTCCATGTCTGGAAATCCTTCAGCCATGGCGGCGATGGCAGCCACCTGATCCTCGGGTGCGGCCATGACCACCTCAAAGTCTCGTATGGTCTGTCCGCGAAGGGAATTCAGAAGTATACTTAGCCGAACCGGATTCTCGACGGCAACCAGCACAGACACCTTCCGGCCCTCCTGGGGTTCAGGGATCCCCATGACCGGTCGTCCCACGGGACCGTTGGCGATGATCATGGGAGACGGGAAATGGGTGAACTCGGTCAGCCGGATCATTCGCTCCCACGTCTTTTTCAGGCTTGCGCCCCTAGCGAAGCCACCCGCCCTTTCAATCAGCTCGCGTGTAAAAAAAGCCACGTCGCCAACGAAGTTGAACTCCCTCAGCCGTTGCGCATCCGGCTGCCCAAAGTGCAACCGACTGCCCACGCCGCCGGTATTTAAGCAGTTTCCGATGTAGAAATGGGGCGGTCCCATGTAGTAATAATCCTCGCCGCGAGGGTCCTGGTAAAACTGGTAGCCGTCGCAATAGGCGAACCCGGAAGACGGCGACGACTCCAGAGCCCGGCGCAGGTTGTAAATGAAATCCTCGGTGTACCTGTACTCGGGGGACACGGTGGCTATGTAATCCCCCTGGCTTTCCTCGAACCCGGCAGCCAGCATTTCACCGAGCTTCATTCTCTGCAAGGGGATGCGACGGACACGGAAGTCGTCGTCATAGTCCTCGCAAACGGCAGCGGCCATGCCCGTTTCGTCAGTGTCCAGGATCAGAATCTCGAAACAACCAATCTGGTCAATGAGGGAAACGAGTGCCTTGCGCATGGCCACGCCGCCCCGATGAATGGGCATCAGTATGGACACTTCGGGGAGAACCGCCGACTTGTCGAACGCCATTCCGGTCCGCTCATACAGATCGAGGGGTGTCCCGGGGCGATCCCCATATATCTCGTGGTACATGGCGTCGTATCGGGCCGCCATCTCTGGATGCCTATCAAGTGCATCCACGAGATCCTCGGCGCCGGGTCGCATGTCCACCAGCATTCTTTTACCGTCATTGTACACTGTGTACTTCCAGTCGTTGTCGCGCAAGCATACGCTTTGTACGCCGGACGGACACTCCCCGCCGATGACATGTTTGGGATGGTTCGGCTTGACGGCCCACTGCACCTCTATGGGCCGGCCCCGGTGCTCCATTCCATGAATCATGACCGGCAGGAGGCTGACCCCCATGGCCTTCATGTCATCAATGCCGACCATATCTAGGAGGGTCGGGGCAAGATCGATATTGCCAACCACGCCGCGAAACACCCGCGGCTCGATCCCCTTGCAATGAAATACCGTCGGAACTCGGATGCGCGATTCGGCAAACGAGCCGCCATGCCGTTTTTCAAACACAACAAAATCCTCGTTAAGTGTCACCCCATGGTCTGAATTGATCAGGATAATACCGTTGTCCCCCAAATCGAGCCTGGCGACGATGGACCGGACCTCCTCAGCCACCTCCTGCACATGGTGTAGGTACTTCTCCCCTGTCCAGACACTGGCCGACTCTCCGCCGTATTCGTGGAGATGGTCCAAATGCATGTAAAGGAACTTGTGTTCATCGTGCTTCTTGAAGCGATCAAGAAAAGCGACTCTTTCCGACGCGTCGAAACTCATATTGGGTGTTTCCAGCAAGCTCCCGTAGCCGCCTTCAAACACATCGAAACCGGACTTGGGATGGCAGGAATAGGTGTTCATGTCGTCCCAGCGGTACGTGCGGTAGCCGTGATACTTGAGGATGTCGGCCAATGTGACGGCATCCGGATGAAACTGAGGAATGCAGTTGGCGGTCTGGGTCGGCACCCGGCACAGGTCCGGAGTCAGGCTGGTGAGAAAAGAAGCTGATGATGGCATGGTTGACTGCGCTGCCGCAATGCAGTTGGGAAAGAACGCTCCAGAATACATCAATTCGTCAATGTAATTATCCGGCACGCTTTCATTGCCTGTGGCACGAAAGCTATCGCAGCGCAGACCATCAATGCATATCCAGACGATATTCCTTTTTTTACGTTTAAATTCCATATGAGCTACGGCTCTTGTGTTTAATAGGTCAGTGTGACGTTGAAGCGATACTCGGCCATGGGATAGCTGGGCAGGTCGCACTCCACGAAGGATATATTCATCTCGAACTCTCGGGCAAAATCCGCAAAGAAGGAGCGCGGGTAGTACAGGTGGCGGTAGGGCCCGTCCTGGCTGGTGGGATATTCCTCGCCCTT encodes the following:
- the rfbF gene encoding glucose-1-phosphate cytidylyltransferase; this translates as MEVIILCGGLGTRLREETEFRPKPMVNIGPRPILWHIMKTYAHYGHKDFLLPLGYKGEMIRDYFVNYEWMNNDITLQLGKPESVCMHGCHEEADWRITMSDTGLSTLKGGRIKRMEKYVKGDTFLLTYGDGVANVDINNCIEFHKSHGKMVTVTGINPAQRFGELKTKGDRVLSFQEKPEHATRELINGGYFVFNRRVFDHLNPDEDCDLEYGPLEELAHKGELMVYRHSGYWGCMDTLRDTEHLNKIWSQGKAPWKVW
- a CDS encoding TIGR00180 family glycosyltransferase, producing MDSLVTVVIPTHERHHLIETNILPHYKGFGAPVLIVDSSRNPCMAAKETPWVDYVHCPGAPIPHKLKAPVLERIETPYAFMCADDSVHSFSGSKRCIDFLKDNPDYASAMGLTFGCQYPDRSVVYSTDYDILSMPTDSPVAGERLLQVFARFRSLFYSVMRTQTLKDVFRYLPEEIVNYYLMETYIVLMVAASGKHATLPVAYEATAAGPSINDQDSRYHCSPFKLATHERYAGEVAATKRAVAEYLMELSGISEERAMIYVNGALALYWLQDKPIKSLQDRILNEWNSFLNKTFHKSQYKKMNADKKVRQKLLNEKVHAKNLALLSPEDLAEYEHLIRIIQKA
- the rfbG gene encoding CDP-glucose 4,6-dehydratase: MFDGFFNGKKIFLTGDTGFKGGWLALWLKKMGAQVGAFALPPHTSPSLYQLADVGSAVTRLGGDIRNREEITSAIAGFAPDIVIHMAAQALVRPSYKAPLETFDTNVMGTANLLDAVRKTDKVKAVVIVTSDKCYENREWVWGYRENDPMGGHDPYSASKGCAELVTASFIRSYFKNSGTAVASVRAGNVIGGGDFAEDRLIPDMVRSFTRGEPVCIRSPQATRPWQHVLEPLSGYLLLARRLLEKGQDFGGGWNFGPADESTRTVGEVVTTFGEKWGEEASSRPDTHTHPHEPTLLRLDCSKANLLLDWKPKSDFSTALDWTIAWYKAWSTGADCAALTLNQIEAFENL
- a CDS encoding sulfatase-like hydrolase/transferase, with the protein product MEFKRKKRNIVWICIDGLRCDSFRATGNESVPDNYIDELMYSGAFFPNCIAAAQSTMPSSASFLTSLTPDLCRVPTQTANCIPQFHPDAVTLADILKYHGYRTYRWDDMNTYSCHPKSGFDVFEGGYGSLLETPNMSFDASERVAFLDRFKKHDEHKFLYMHLDHLHEYGGESASVWTGEKYLHHVQEVAEEVRSIVARLDLGDNGIILINSDHGVTLNEDFVVFEKRHGGSFAESRIRVPTVFHCKGIEPRVFRGVVGNIDLAPTLLDMVGIDDMKAMGVSLLPVMIHGMEHRGRPIEVQWAVKPNHPKHVIGGECPSGVQSVCLRDNDWKYTVYNDGKRMLVDMRPGAEDLVDALDRHPEMAARYDAMYHEIYGDRPGTPLDLYERTGMAFDKSAVLPEVSILMPIHRGGVAMRKALVSLIDQIGCFEILILDTDETGMAAAVCEDYDDDFRVRRIPLQRMKLGEMLAAGFEESQGDYIATVSPEYRYTEDFIYNLRRALESSPSSGFAYCDGYQFYQDPRGEDYYYMGPPHFYIGNCLNTGGVGSRLHFGQPDAQRLREFNFVGDVAFFTRELIERAGGFARGASLKKTWERMIRLTEFTHFPSPMIIANGPVGRPVMGIPEPQEGRKVSVLVAVENPVRLSILLNSLRGQTIRDFEVVMAAPEDQVAAIAAMAEGFPDMEMQLCVVNNTRNKASVHNTLLTHANGTYLTWCPAESILPETYLEALLCPVEAGSVFANGSILLSLGTSRELHKAKSLTPASLWMHPQSMTGLLYRRSLHEQIGMFHSKSGGGAPWDMLMRVVECGPGSPVPGAILFLNAAVPEPPLSDHERKIVYMGAMARMGSTIDLARLNYDIFMHGNSQEHVKCAVERFHEILQAVPMLGELNPKVVYCGSVLRFWTTRQEEAFAAETVGGSLCCPQSVP
- a CDS encoding NAD-dependent epimerase/dehydratase family protein, which gives rise to MRVLVTGATGFIGNHLVQALLANKISVIATYRNEDSVGIPSWSADVEWRRLDIFDPPPSPFTTLGSPDAMIHLAWHGLPNYNEDFHLTRNLPADRALLGSMITGGLRHLLVTGTCLEYGMAEGELSEDMETAPPTCYAQAKKLLFESLSKLAPKQGCVFQWARLFYTFGEGQNPRSLFAQLQTALDAGDTNFNMSGGQQIRDYLPVKQLANHLVSIVTQRTFSGIINVCSGERKTVLQLVEEYIRAQNGSIALNLGHYPYPDYEPFRFWGDSRKLNMILEAQSHVRSNEGRGA
- a CDS encoding class I SAM-dependent methyltransferase; the protein is MNCRHCQTRLGDVFIDLVNQPPSNSFLTREQLDEPETYFPLKLYVCPKCFLVQVDEYKKSQDIFSDEYVYFSSISASWVEHARKYVDMAEKRFALDQNSLIVEIASNDGYLLQWFAKKGVPCIGIEPTAGTAAEALKKGIDTRQFFFSSDFARRFVESDGKADLLLGNNVLAHVPNINDFVNGLKIALKPGGTITMEFPHLMQLVEHSQFDTIYHEHFSYLSLTSVNTIFTENGLTVFDVEQLPTHGGSLRIFARNAEETARPLTKAISAILDEEARRGMKTLEYYTGFQAKADTVKANLLRFLLAQKENGKKVAGYGAAAKGNTLLNYCGIKNDLISFCADASPYKQGLFLPGSHIPVLAPDVIKTERPDYIIILPWNIQEEIMHQHAYIEDWGGRFVTPIPILEIH
- the rfbC gene encoding dTDP-4-dehydrorhamnose 3,5-epimerase, whose amino-acid sequence is MKRISTEIEGLYVLESEPVSDHRGRFARLFCARELAEIGLEKPIAQINLSLTRAKGAIRGMHFQNPPHAELKIIRCIRGACFDVAVDLRPHSPSYLKWHAEILTPDNFRAMYIPEGFAHGFQALEPDTELLYCHTEYYVPESEDGVRFDDPAIAIVWPLPVTDMSTRDMQFKNISDACKRTNNAPD
- a CDS encoding sulfotransferase domain-containing protein, which codes for MHPTKSLLKRLYTITAALSSHSNERIFIACFPKSGSTFLRNVLAEISGYKTEEICVGVKNDEQDIYFPALIDQAFNGISSRMHMKAKDQNIEVMQQCGIRPVVLVRNIFDVVASLRDHCVHTPVFAISHMKDIYRAMPQEQQLDVIIDMLVPWYIEFFASWHRVRENNALDIYLTSYEQVMSDKPKTIQEICGFYAIQTSGEKIAGAIALIEKDKKRSNFNVGRTGRGKACLSDKQVEKISRMAGYFKDIDFSLIGVTHKP